One segment of Candidatus Eisenbacteria bacterium DNA contains the following:
- a CDS encoding molybdopterin synthase sulfur carrier subunit encodes MAIEFFIPSMLTEFSDGASRVRIEASPATVGEALDLLWHRHPGIRDRVVTERGEVRPHVNVFVTDENIRCTGGLGTPIPSGAAISIIPAVSGG; translated from the coding sequence ATGGCGATCGAGTTCTTCATCCCGTCGATGCTGACCGAATTCTCGGACGGCGCGAGTCGGGTGCGGATCGAGGCCTCTCCCGCCACCGTCGGAGAGGCTCTCGACCTGCTGTGGCACCGCCACCCGGGCATTCGCGACCGGGTGGTCACCGAGCGTGGCGAGGTGCGCCCGCACGTGAACGTCTTCGTGACCGACGAGAACATTCGATGCACCGGGGGCCTCGGCACGCCGATACCTTCCGGGGCCGCGATCTCGATCATTCCGGCCGTGAGCGGCGGCTAG
- a CDS encoding rhodanese-like domain-containing protein: MRPRALVLILLTLLTIVGARPLARPEIANPAIDMDAHLRIAREVARHRESRRVSEAEFLRMMLEPGTLVLDARSREKFDELHVKGAMSLSFPDLTVESLARLIPDKNTRILI; the protein is encoded by the coding sequence ATGCGTCCACGCGCGCTCGTCCTGATCCTGCTCACGCTGCTGACAATTGTCGGCGCTCGGCCGCTCGCCCGCCCCGAGATCGCGAATCCCGCGATCGACATGGATGCGCACCTTCGTATCGCGCGCGAAGTCGCCAGACACCGCGAGTCGCGGCGCGTCAGCGAAGCGGAGTTCCTGCGCATGATGCTCGAGCCCGGCACGCTGGTGCTGGATGCGCGCAGCCGCGAGAAGTTCGACGAGCTGCACGTGAAAGGCGCGATGTCGCTGAGCTTCCCCGATCTCACCGTCGAGAGCCTCGCACGCCTGATCCCCGACAAGAACACGCGGATCCTGATCTAA